The Luteolibacter sp. Y139 DNA window GTCCAGGTGTGGGTGCCGCGGCGGGCGGCGATGCGGCCGAGGATGGCGGCGGTCAGGCCGGGCAGGTCGTCCTTGCGCTCGCGGAGCGGCGGGATGTGGAGCTCGATGATATTGAGCCGGTAGTAGAGGTCCTCGCGGAAGCTGCCGTCGGCGACCTTTGCGTGCAAATCTACATTGGTGGCGGCGATGACGCGGGCATTGGTGCGCAGGATCTTGCTGCCGCCGACGCGGAAGAACTCACGGTCCTGGAGGACATTGAGCAGCTTCGGCTGGAGCTCGGGCGGCAGGTCGCCGATTTCATCGAGGAAAAGGGTGCCCTTCGAGGCTTGCTCGAAGCGGCCGGCGCGGGTGGCCACGGCTCCGGTGAAGGAGCCCTTCTCATGGCCGAAGAGCTCGGACTCCAGCAGCTCGCGCGGCAGGGCGGGGCAGCTGACCGGGATGAAGTCCTCATTCGCGCGCGGGCTGAGGCGATGGATCTCGCGGGCGAAGTAGGTCTTGCCGGTTCCGCTTTCACCGGTGAGCAGAATGGTGCTGTCCAGCGAGGCGGCCTTTTCCATGCGGCGCAGCAATTCGCGGACGCGGGCGTCGGCACTGCGCAGGCCATCGGCCGGGGCGAGCTTGGCACTGGCACCGGTGACGGCGATGACGGGCCCGGAGCGATCCACACGGATCTGCCGCAGCAGGTCAAAGAGGCGCTTCAGCTCGAATGGCTTCGTCAAATAGTCGGCCGCACCGGCACGCAGCGCGCGCACGGCAGTCTCGGCGTCATTCAGACCGGTGAGCATGATCACCGGCAGGTCCGGCTGAGCAGCGCGCAGGCGCTCCAGGGTCTGCAAGCCATCGATGTCCGGCAGGCCATGGTCCAGCACCACGGCCTCAATGCTATCGTCCAGCGCGTCCAATGCGCCCATGCCGCTGCCAGCGGTGCGTGGGCGCCAGCCATGATCCTTCGCGGCGATCACCAGCAGACGCTGGATGGTTTCGTCATCATCAACGATCAAGAGGTTCGCGTGGTCTTCTCTGCTTAGAGACATCAGGATCAGTAAGGTGGGTGGGCTTCAGGGCTTGTCCAGCGAGGGATCGTAAGGTGCCGAGAAGCGTTCAAGGTGACAGGAGGGAATCTACGCATCAGAAATGACGCGTTTGAGAACTTTTAACAACGTTTCTGCGCTGCATGGCTTAGGCAAAAAGTGACGGACGCAGCTGCTTGCCTCTCGCGCACGGGCGTCGTGACCGGTCACGCCGCTGGAAGCGATGATTTTCACATCGGGGTGAATCTCCACGAGCGCACGG harbors:
- a CDS encoding sigma-54-dependent transcriptional regulator, with translation MSLSREDHANLLIVDDDETIQRLLVIAAKDHGWRPRTAGSGMGALDALDDSIEAVVLDHGLPDIDGLQTLERLRAAQPDLPVIMLTGLNDAETAVRALRAGAADYLTKPFELKRLFDLLRQIRVDRSGPVIAVTGASAKLAPADGLRSADARVRELLRRMEKAASLDSTILLTGESGTGKTYFAREIHRLSPRANEDFIPVSCPALPRELLESELFGHEKGSFTGAVATRAGRFEQASKGTLFLDEIGDLPPELQPKLLNVLQDREFFRVGGSKILRTNARVIAATNVDLHAKVADGSFREDLYYRLNIIELHIPPLRERKDDLPGLTAAILGRIAARRGTHTWTLSPAASEAVAAYEWPGNIRQLENVLERATAFTDRNELGEKDLVPLLESRRDGHAANAGGKVRTLHELERETFLEAYRRTGGNKARTARELGVSERTVYNLLERHGLK